A genomic window from Pseudomonas marvdashtae includes:
- a CDS encoding DUF6124 family protein: MVKITPNPPVTDEHVSRAQTARNKKIDDAATRALDYYLKPKPKSETSDKPDSIFRIDPGIDSECLLANLSENLASANAMISDLAFDLDGSRRRVALGILQVIEVSELLANRALDIVEVR, encoded by the coding sequence ATGGTCAAAATTACACCGAATCCTCCCGTTACCGATGAGCACGTGTCACGTGCTCAGACTGCGCGGAACAAGAAAATCGATGATGCGGCCACTCGCGCGTTGGATTACTACCTGAAACCCAAGCCCAAGAGCGAAACGTCTGACAAGCCCGACTCCATTTTTCGGATTGATCCGGGGATTGATTCTGAGTGTTTGCTTGCGAATCTCAGTGAGAACCTGGCTTCGGCGAATGCCATGATCAGTGATTTGGCGTTTGACTTGGATGGATCGCGGCGGCGGGTTGCGTTGGGGATTTTGCAGGTGATTGAGGTGAGTGAGCTGTTGGCGAATCGGGCTTTGGATATTGTTGAGGTGAGGTAG
- a CDS encoding DUF6429 family protein, producing MEYDDRLIEEAVLALLAAFSSDGGHAWKGFDFEVMSRLHEQGLISDPVNRNKSIWLTEEGLERGRQIAGRLFGKAG from the coding sequence ATGGAGTACGACGACAGATTAATAGAAGAAGCCGTGCTTGCCTTGTTGGCAGCCTTCAGTTCCGACGGCGGTCATGCCTGGAAAGGTTTCGATTTCGAGGTCATGAGCCGATTGCATGAACAAGGCCTCATCAGCGATCCGGTGAACCGGAACAAATCGATCTGGTTGACCGAAGAAGGATTGGAGCGTGGTCGGCAGATTGCTGGGCGGTTGTTTGGAAAAGCGGGTTGA
- the yajC gene encoding preprotein translocase subunit YajC produces the protein MSFFISNAMADAAAPAAAGPMGGGFEWIFLVGFLVIFYLMIWRPQAKRAKEQKNLLGSLQKGDEVVTTGGIAGKITKVADDFVVLEVSDTVEMKFQKGAIAATLPKGTLKAI, from the coding sequence ATGAGCTTTTTTATCTCTAATGCCATGGCTGACGCGGCTGCACCTGCTGCTGCCGGGCCTATGGGCGGTGGTTTCGAGTGGATTTTCCTGGTCGGTTTCCTGGTCATCTTCTACCTGATGATCTGGCGTCCACAGGCCAAGCGCGCCAAAGAGCAGAAGAACCTGCTCGGCAGCTTGCAAAAAGGCGATGAAGTGGTCACCACCGGCGGCATCGCTGGCAAGATCACCAAAGTGGCTGATGACTTCGTTGTATTGGAAGTGTCGGACACTGTTGAAATGAAGTTCCAGAAGGGCGCCATCGCGGCCACGCTGCCAAAAGGCACGCTGAAAGCGATCTAA
- the tgt gene encoding tRNA guanosine(34) transglycosylase Tgt, whose translation MSFELLATDGKARRGRLTFPRGTVETPAFMPVGTYGTVKGMLPRDIVATGAEIILGNTFHLWLRPGMEVIKAHGDLHDFMQWKGPILTDSGGFQVFSLGAMRKIKEEGVTFASPVDGSKVFMGPEESMQVQRDLGSDIVMIFDECTPYPADEDVARVSMELSLRWAQRSKNAHGENTAALFGIVQGGMHEDLRKRSLDGLDKIGFDGLAIGGLSVGEPKHEMIKVLDYLPGLMPADKPRYLMGVGKPEDLVEGVRRGVDMFDCVMPTRNARNGHLFIDTGVLKIRNAFHRHDDSPLDPTCDCYTCQNFSRAYLHHLDKCGEMLGSMLNTIHNLRHYQVLMAGLREAIQQGTLAAFVEAFYAKRGLPVPPLD comes from the coding sequence ATGTCCTTCGAGTTGCTCGCCACCGATGGCAAGGCTCGTCGCGGTCGCCTGACCTTCCCCCGCGGTACCGTGGAAACCCCGGCGTTCATGCCGGTGGGCACCTATGGCACGGTCAAGGGCATGCTGCCGCGTGACATCGTCGCCACGGGCGCGGAGATCATCCTGGGCAATACCTTCCACCTGTGGCTGCGCCCGGGCATGGAAGTGATCAAGGCCCACGGCGACCTGCACGATTTCATGCAGTGGAAAGGCCCGATCCTGACCGACTCCGGCGGCTTCCAGGTATTCAGCCTGGGCGCGATGCGCAAGATCAAGGAGGAGGGCGTGACCTTCGCTTCTCCGGTGGACGGTTCCAAGGTGTTCATGGGGCCGGAAGAGTCGATGCAGGTGCAGCGCGACCTGGGCTCGGACATCGTGATGATCTTCGACGAATGCACGCCGTACCCGGCCGATGAAGACGTGGCGCGGGTGTCCATGGAGCTGTCGTTGCGCTGGGCCCAGCGCTCGAAGAACGCCCATGGCGAAAACACCGCGGCGCTGTTCGGCATCGTCCAGGGCGGCATGCACGAGGATTTGCGCAAGCGCTCGCTCGACGGCCTGGACAAGATTGGCTTCGATGGCCTGGCGATTGGCGGTCTGTCGGTGGGCGAACCGAAGCACGAAATGATCAAGGTGCTCGATTACCTGCCGGGCCTGATGCCGGCTGACAAACCTCGTTACCTTATGGGCGTTGGCAAACCGGAAGATCTGGTTGAGGGTGTGCGCCGCGGGGTGGACATGTTCGATTGCGTGATGCCAACCCGTAATGCCCGCAATGGGCATCTGTTCATCGACACTGGTGTGCTGAAGATCCGTAACGCGTTCCATCGCCATGATGATTCGCCGCTCGATCCGACGTGCGATTGCTACACCTGCCAGAACTTTTCCCGCGCTTATCTGCATCATTTGGACAAGTGCGGCGAAATGCTCGGCAGCATGCTCAATACCATCCACAATTTGCGCCATTATCAGGTGCTTATGGCTGGTTTGCGCGAGGCTATCCAACAGGGTACATTGGCCGCCTTTGTCGAGGCCTTCTATGCCAAGCGCGGGTTGCCTGTTCCGCCTTTGGACTGA
- a CDS encoding DUF6124 family protein: MVKITPNPPVTDEHVSRAQSARNKKIDDAATRALDFYLKPKPKDEKSDKTDSIFRIDPGVDSECLLANLSENLASANAMISDLAFDLDGSRRQVALGILQVIEVSELLANRALDIVEVR; encoded by the coding sequence ATGGTCAAAATTACACCGAACCCTCCCGTTACCGACGAACACGTCTCCCGTGCTCAGTCTGCCCGCAACAAGAAAATCGACGACGCTGCCACGCGGGCGTTGGATTTTTATTTGAAGCCCAAGCCTAAGGACGAAAAGTCAGACAAGACCGACTCCATTTTCCGGATTGATCCGGGTGTGGATTCTGAATGTTTGCTTGCGAACCTCAGTGAGAACCTGGCTTCGGCGAATGCCATGATCAGTGATTTGGCATTCGATCTGGATGGCTCGCGAAGGCAAGTTGCGTTGGGGATTTTGCAGGTGATCGAAGTGAGTGAACTGTTGGCGAATCGGGCTTTGGATATTGTTGAAGTAAGATAG
- a CDS encoding DUF4160 domain-containing protein codes for MATVHSDRNWKIKIYPDDHAPPHFHVQTPDGESLVEIDGLQVLGKGANPKALKAALAWATSHKAELQRIWNEQNRRH; via the coding sequence ATGGCTACCGTACACAGCGACCGTAACTGGAAAATAAAAATCTACCCGGACGATCACGCTCCGCCGCATTTTCATGTGCAAACGCCTGACGGTGAATCGCTGGTGGAAATCGATGGGCTCCAGGTACTTGGCAAAGGAGCCAACCCTAAAGCTTTAAAGGCCGCCTTGGCGTGGGCGACAAGCCACAAGGCTGAACTTCAGCGTATTTGGAACGAACAAAACCGGAGGCACTGA
- a CDS encoding DUF2442 domain-containing protein, with translation MISKARINSVKAVPGKHALQVEFANGKHYDVDLREQIRQYPVLKPLEDLSLFGTAQVGEWGFDVSWGDDLELAAVTVHRLALEQAGEVMPTQAFKRWMATNKLSLTTAAQELGFTRRTITAYSSGTSLIPKHVALACKGWEFEHKGKRATTAEGRKRSQIA, from the coding sequence ATGATCAGCAAAGCCAGAATCAACAGCGTGAAGGCCGTCCCAGGCAAACATGCTTTGCAAGTGGAGTTTGCCAATGGCAAACACTACGACGTTGACCTGCGCGAGCAAATCCGACAATACCCAGTGCTAAAGCCCTTGGAGGATCTGTCGTTGTTCGGCACTGCTCAGGTCGGCGAATGGGGTTTCGATGTGAGCTGGGGTGATGACTTGGAACTGGCGGCCGTCACTGTGCATCGGTTGGCGCTGGAGCAAGCCGGCGAGGTGATGCCAACCCAGGCATTCAAACGCTGGATGGCGACCAACAAGCTCTCGCTGACGACTGCCGCCCAGGAACTGGGTTTCACCCGGCGGACCATCACCGCCTATAGCAGCGGTACCTCGCTGATTCCCAAGCATGTCGCCCTGGCTTGTAAAGGATGGGAGTTTGAGCATAAGGGCAAGAGAGCGACAACAGCTGAGGGCCGAAAGAGGTCTCAAATAGCCTGA
- the queA gene encoding tRNA preQ1(34) S-adenosylmethionine ribosyltransferase-isomerase QueA: MRVADFTFELPDSLIARHPLAERRASRLLTLDGVSGAMAHRQFTDLLEHLRPGDLMVFNNTRVIPARLFGQKASGGKLEILVERVLDSHRVLAHVRSSKSPKPGSSILIDGGGEAVMVARHDALFELAFAEEVLPLLDRVGHMPLPPYIDRPDEGSDRERYQTVYAERLGAVAAPTAGLHFDQPLLEAIAAKGVETAFVTLHVGAGTFQPVRVERIEDHHMHNEWLEVSQDVVDAVAACRARGGRVVAVGTTSVRSLESAARDGVLKPFSGDTDIFIYPGRPFHVVDALVTNFHLPESTLLMLVSAFAGYPEAMAAYKAAVEHGYRFFSYGDAMFITRNPAPRGPEETV; this comes from the coding sequence ATGCGTGTTGCTGACTTTACCTTCGAACTCCCGGATTCGCTGATCGCTCGCCACCCTCTGGCTGAGCGTCGCGCCAGTCGACTGTTGACCCTGGACGGGGTCAGCGGGGCTATGGCTCACCGTCAATTCACTGATTTGCTTGAGCATTTGCGCCCGGGCGACTTGATGGTGTTCAACAATACCCGGGTGATTCCGGCGCGTTTGTTTGGCCAGAAGGCTTCCGGCGGCAAGCTGGAAATTCTGGTGGAGCGGGTGCTGGACAGTCATCGCGTGCTGGCCCATGTGCGGTCGAGCAAGTCGCCCAAGCCTGGCTCGTCGATCTTGATCGATGGCGGCGGTGAGGCGGTGATGGTGGCGCGGCATGATGCGTTGTTCGAGTTGGCGTTTGCCGAAGAGGTGTTGCCGCTGCTCGACCGTGTCGGGCACATGCCGTTGCCTCCTTATATAGACCGCCCGGACGAAGGTTCGGACCGCGAGCGTTATCAGACCGTTTACGCCGAGCGCCTGGGGGCGGTGGCGGCGCCGACGGCGGGGCTGCATTTTGATCAGCCGTTGCTGGAGGCGATTGCCGCCAAGGGCGTGGAGACGGCGTTCGTGACGCTGCACGTCGGCGCCGGGACGTTCCAGCCGGTGCGCGTGGAGCGCATCGAAGATCACCACATGCACAACGAATGGCTGGAAGTCAGCCAGGATGTGGTCGATGCCGTGGCGGCCTGTCGCGCGCGCGGCGGGCGGGTGGTGGCGGTGGGGACCACCAGCGTGCGCTCCCTGGAAAGCGCCGCGCGCGATGGCGTGCTCAAGCCGTTCAGTGGCGACACCGACATCTTTATCTACCCGGGCCGGCCGTTTCATGTGGTCGATGCCTTGGTCACCAACTTTCATTTGCCCGAATCCACACTGTTGATGCTGGTTTCGGCGTTCGCCGGTTATCCCGAAGCCATGGCCGCCTACAAGGCCGCCGTCGAGCATGGATACCGCTTTTTCAGCTACGGTGATGCGATGTTCATCACCCGTAACCCCGCGCCACGCGGACCCGAGGAAACAGTATGA